The Vicinamibacterales bacterium genome has a segment encoding these proteins:
- a CDS encoding FHA domain-containing protein, with translation MTYRFGEFVLDGRTRRLLRAGEERHVSPKAFDLLLTLVENRAQAMSKADLLQKLWPSTYVQETNLAGLVAELRQALDDSAEDPIFIRTLHRFGYWFIGAIDEDAARRGGAPPVKYWLLWATRQVQLRDGDNILGRAPDAEVWIDAPGVSRQHARIRVDGDRATLEDLGSKNGTYLGADAVTAPRLLSDGDQIRLGSVVVTFRIPPAAGSTETVRR, from the coding sequence GTGACCTACCGCTTCGGCGAGTTCGTGCTCGACGGCCGCACGCGGCGCCTGCTTCGTGCCGGCGAGGAGCGCCATGTCTCGCCCAAGGCGTTCGATCTCCTCCTGACGCTGGTCGAGAACCGCGCGCAGGCGATGTCGAAGGCGGACCTGCTGCAGAAGCTGTGGCCGTCCACCTACGTGCAGGAGACCAACCTCGCCGGCCTCGTCGCGGAGCTGCGCCAGGCGCTCGACGATTCGGCGGAGGATCCGATCTTCATCCGGACGCTGCACCGGTTCGGATACTGGTTCATCGGCGCGATCGACGAAGACGCGGCGCGCCGCGGCGGCGCGCCGCCCGTGAAGTACTGGCTGCTCTGGGCGACGCGGCAGGTGCAGTTGCGCGACGGCGACAACATCCTCGGGCGCGCGCCGGATGCGGAGGTCTGGATCGACGCGCCGGGCGTGTCCCGGCAGCACGCGCGCATTCGCGTCGACGGCGATCGCGCCACGCTCGAAGATCTCGGGAGCAAGAACGGAACCTACCTCGGCGCCGACGCGGTGACGGCGCCGCGCCTGTTGAGCGACGGCGATCAGATCCGGCTCGGCTCGGTCGTGGTCACGTTCCGGATCCCGCCGGCCGCGGGGTCGACCGAGACGGTTCGGCGCTGA